The following DNA comes from Mesorhizobium sp. B2-1-8.
GACATTGCCCAGGCGACATTGTGGGCGATCGTGGAAGAACCGACGCCGCCCTTGGCGCCGACGAAGGCGACCGAGCGGCCGAGCGGTTCAGCTTCCGGATCGACGAAGATCGACGACACGACACTGACGACGTCGGCCATCGACACCGGCGCGATGACATATTCCGAGATGCCGGAGCGGATGAGTTCGCGATAGAGACCAACGTCGTTGTAGTGGCCGATCACCACCACTTTCGAGGATGGATCGCAATATTCCGAGAGCTGGGCGAGTTGCTCCAGCAGTTGCTTGGGTTCGCTGCGTGATTCCAGCAGAATCAGGTTCGGTGTCGGCGCCGACTGGTAGAACTCGATGGCGGTGGGAACACCGCCCATATGAACCTTGAGATGCGCCTTGGTCATGCGGCGGTCCTCGCCGGCGCGCTGGACCGGATTGGCAACGCCCTCCGTTTCGCAGAATGCCTGGATCGAAATACGTGGAACCGGCCGCAATGCCTGCATCGCGGCGACGTCCTGCAGCGAGGTATCACCGCCCTCCACGGTGGCGTCATAGGCAAGGTTGCTCATGGTCATGCTCTTTCCGTGGCCTGTTCGTGGCGTCGCTTCTTTCCGAGGGCGGCTTAGTAAGTCACTTCCGAGTTGCCGAGGAATTCAGTCGAAATGCCCCTGCTTCGGTACACGTCTATAACCGCACCACGATTTTCCGCGTCGATGGTGGTCTGCTTGCGGGGCCCGAGAAGATCATTTGGATTGGCCATCTGGGCGGCAAGATTGTTCTGGTAGGAGCAGCCGAAGTCGGCGTAGTGCTTGTTCTCAGACGTTTCCACCAGGTCAGCGGGCCAGCGTCCGCATTTGTCGGTCTGTGCCCTCACCGCGATATAAGAGACGCGAACGGGGGCCGATGCCTCGCTCGATCCAGCCTGATAGGGGACCACGACGATCCGGTTGCGCTTGACGCCGGCGGCGACCGCGAGCCGGGCGAAATCACGGCCGGCCGCTGTCGCGGCGACCTCATTGGCCGACCCGCTTGGAACCTGGATCGTCAATGCCGGAGCCGCGCTCTTGTCGTAGCCATCGAGGAAGCCAAGAAGCGTGTCGCGCTGCGAGCCGGTCATGCCACGGTCGCCGGCGCCGACAGGAAGATCGATCTTCTGGTTCTTCTCCGCGATGACGATCGGATGATTGGTGCGATAGTCATCGGGGATGGCGCCGACGGTAACGCTGTCGCGCTGGGCACAACCGGCCAGCAGAGCCGACAGCGCCACCGCCATGATCGGAAGCGCCCGCAGGCTCCGAGAACGGCCGGAGCACATCGCCATGGTCCTTGCCTTCAATGCTGACTGAGACATGTGTGCTTTCCCGTTCACTTGTAGATGAAGCCGACAACGCCGTGATAGCGGCCGTTGGGCCTGTCGGTCTGCATGGTGCCGTAGACGCGATTGACCTTGCCCAAGAACATGCCGGCGCCGTCGCTCGGCGGGTTGAAATTGTCGTCCGGCTTGGCGAGATCATTGCGTGCTACCGGCCGAGCCAGATAGGGCGTGATGATGATGACGAGCTCGCTTTCGTTGCGGACGAAGTCCCTGCTGCGGAAGAGCGCACCAAGGACGGGAATCTTTGTCAACCCGGGCAAGCCGTTGACGGCCTGCCTGACATCGTCGCGAACCAAGCCGGCGATCATCATGGAACCGCCTGAGGGCAGTTCGACCGTCGTATCGGCAAGGCGCTTGCGCAGCGATAGGAGATTCGTACCTGGGCTCGTCACACCATTGGAAAGCGGCACGGATCCTTCAGTCGTTGGCTCCGAAACCGAGGTTCTGACCTTCAGGCTGATGCGGCCGGGAGACAGCACGACCGGCTGGAATTCCAGGCCGATGCCATACTCGATCTTGTCGATGGAATAGGTTGTCAGGCCAGTCTGGTTGTCGGTGGATACGTTCTGGGAGACCCCGGTCACCATGTTGTATTCGCCACCGACCTTGAAGGTCGCCTTCTCGCCGGATACGGCGGTCAAGGTCGGCTCTGCCAGCGTCTTCATGACCCCGGACTCCTCCATGGCGTTGATATAGGCCATCAGTGCCGAGTTGCCGATGCTGAGACCTGAATGCGACAGCTGCTTACCCAATCCCGAGAAATTGTCGCTGATCGCACCATAGCTGATGCCATTGCTGCCGCCGTTGCCGATCAAGTTGACGCCGAGCTGCTTCATCACGGAACGGCTGACTTCGGCCACTGTCACCTTGAGCGTTACCTGATCGTCGCCGATGATCTGCAAGAGATTGACAATTTTCGAGGTACGGCGCTGCTGGTCCGGGTTGTTGATGTCGACGCCGCTCTGGGCCGAGCCGCCGGCAGCGGTCTGCGAATATTGTCCTGTCGTCGCTTCACCGCCGGAGACGAAGATCGTCGCCAGGTCGACGGCGCGTTTCGCGTCAAGCGGCGTGTCGACGGTGCCGGTCAGGATAACGTTGTCATTCAGCAGTTCCACCTTGACGGCCGAGGTCGGAAGGAAGCGCTTGATATAATCCTCCAGGCCGGCGACGTCGCGCTCGATGGCCAGGTCCAGGCTGGCGATCTGTTCGCCGTTCGGCCCAAAGACGAAGATGTTGGTTTCGCCGACGGCCTTGCCGAAGAGGTAGATACGCCTTGCGGTGCGGGTCACCGCGTCGGCAACGGAGGGGTTGGCGACAAGAATGTCATAGGCATCGCTCGGCAGGTCTATGACCACCGACTTGTTGAGGCCGAGCTTGACGCGCTGGGTGGCTGTCGTAGCCGATACCTGCGTGCTCTTCGCCTCGACGCCCTGCACATTCGCTCCAACGAGCAGCAGGCCGAATGCCGTGGCGACGATTGCCGGCAGTTTAGCGATTAGCCTCATTTCCTTGCCCCTACTTCGGAGACTTCGCCCGACTTGATCAATCTCACTGTCCCCTTGCGGCCATTGCCGGAAACGAGATAGTCGGCCTCGCCCACATTCTTTTCCTGGGTGTCCGTAATCGCCCGCAGCGCCAGTGTCAGGCGATCCGCCATCTGCTGGGCGACGGTGATGATCTCCGCCTGTTTGGGCGTCAGCTCCAGCGTGGCTGTCTGGCCCACCTTGGTCTTCTTGCCCTCCTCGTCCTCCTGGATGGTCTGGTCGATTGCCAGGACGCGGATATTCTTGAGGATGGTCTCGGTGTTGAAGCCGGCGCCGCCGCTGTTGGCATCGGCCCTGCGGGTCATGATGACGTCGACGAAATCGTTTGGAAGAATGAAGCCGCCGGCCGAAGTGTCCGCCGATATCGTCGTTGCGACCGCCCGCATGCCGGAAGGCAGGATGGACGACATGAAGCTTTGTCCCTCGCCGATCAGCTTGGAGCGCCGCACGGGCTCGCCCGCATACATCGCCACGCGGGCAATCGACCCCTTCAATTTCTCCAAAGCGTCGGGAGCGGTGGCCTTGGTGATGAAATTCGCGTTGATGCCGTCAGCGGGCCAGGATTGCCAGGTTATGTTGTTCTCGAGCGCGTTGCCCATTGCGACATCGCCCGAGAGCACAAGCACGTCCTGCAGGGACACCGCGGGCGCCTGTGGGCCAGCATCGACGACGACCTGGGGCGGCGGAGCGACCATGTTTTTCGCGACATAGCCGGCACCGCCCGCCGCGGCCACCGCCACGCTCAGAATAATCAATCGGGATGCTGGCATCTGTCCGAACCCTCGCCCTTGGCAAACCACCTAGCCAAGCCGGACTTTGCAGCGGCAATCGTCAAAACAAGGTTAATGCAATGCTTACGATCGTGATTAATTTAAGGTTTATATAAATTAGAATGGATCGCGCCGCGAGGCGCGGAAAAGCTGGGCTGCCGCTCCGCAAAGCCGGCGTGCAAGGCATGTCAGCCGAAGAAATTTAATGAATTCAGCTCGCCAGCCTTGCCAGCGCCCACACCATCAAAGGCGAATCCGGGTAGGTCAGCAGGCCACCCAGGCCCAGCGCGATCCCGTAGGGAACACCGGCTGACTCTTCCGCGAAATGACGCAGGAATGGATTGCGTCCGGTGAAAACCGCCAGCGGCGATTTCCGGTAAAGCAGGATCGCGATTGTCAGAAGGCCGCCGATGATTGTCGAGGCGACAAGATATTCGACGAGATTTACGTTGAACCCCATCCAAACGGCCGTGGCTGCCAGCAGCTTGGCATCGCCACCGCCCATGCCACCCAAGGCGAACAGACCGAACGTGACGGCCAGGACGATTGCGCCGGCGGCGAAATGCCAGCCGTAGGCCGCCCATTCCATGCCCGTCAGCGGCGCCACCAGCGCGAAGACGACGACAAGCAGCACCGGCACGCGATTGGCGATCGTCATCGACAGCATGTCGGAAATCGCGGCAAACAGCATGCAGAACGGAAAGACGACGAAGATCAGGGCTTCAAGCATCGGCGATTGTGCCTATTGTGCGGATTCCACAGAAACTCAATCTAGGCTGGTTCGATTAACGATTGATGAGGTCCGTAGTGAAAAGACGACCGTTTCCGCTGCGCCCCCGAGACAGGTAAAACAAGACAGGGGCCGCCATGGGGCGGCCCCTGTCCAGAATGCAATCCGAGCGATCAGCAATAAGCAGATTAGCTGCCGCTGCTGTTCAGCGTGCTTCCGATCGAGGTGAACTTGGCGTTGATGGCATTGCCGAGTGCGCCGGCGCCGGTGATGATGGCGAGCGCGATGAGAGCGGCGATCAGACCATATTCGATAGCGGTCGCGCCGGATTCGTCCTTCACGAAACGTGCAAAAAGGTTAGACATTCGAGAGCTCCTACTCCACGTGTTACAGCACTTCCGTCAACTTCTGTGATGGTTGATCGGATGCTGCCAATCTAGGGAGAAGCTCTTTCGATCGGCTTAATAAACAGCCTTACCGATTCCTTTCCCGCCCCGAACCAAGTGCGTGGTTAACTCCATACTAAGCGCTGGCTAATATCCCGCTTCGCGGGTCAACGCCGCAAAAGGCAAGGGCTTGGGGAAGCTTGCGGCCCCTGCGCGGATCCGGCCATGGGGGCAGCCATGCCGACCACTATATACGGCGGCGGCGAGCCGACTTAACCGTTGGTTCACCAATCTCGTTCATGTTCCGTTGAACAGTCCGCTTGCGTGGAGCGCCTTGATGGCCGTGCCGAGATCCTCAATCCTGATTGCCGCGCTTCTTGCCGCCGCCAGCTCGATCACACCCGCCAGGGCTGGCGCCGACATCGAGGTCACCATGAATCAGGCCAAGATCGTGAAACTGTCACGCCCCGCCGACACGATCGTCGTGGGCAACCCGGCAATCGCCGACGCTTCCGTCCAGGATGCCTCGACGGTCGTGCTCACCGGCAAGGGTTTCGGTGTCACCAATCTCGTGGTTCTCGACCAGGACGGCAGCCCGATCGTCGACGCACAGGTAACCGTGGTCCGCCAGGCAGCCTCGTCGGTTCGCATTTACCGGCGCGCGGAAGTCCAGACCATGTCGTGCACGCCCTATTGCGAAAGCTCCTACAAGAGCGAGGCGGAGAAATCGTCCGAAGCCGAGATGAGCGCCAGCAAATAGGCTGCACGGAGCGCGCCCATGGCCCAGGTTACCGCCTGGTTAAAACGCCCGCGCCGACTTTAACGATCATTCAAACCGGACCTCAATTGGTTTGCGCTAACAGACCTGTCAGCACCGTCCAGGGATGGCAGGAACATCGCATGAGCAAGCAGTTCAGCTCTACAGGTCAGCACAAGGTGGAGCGCGCCAGGTCTTTTCAACGCTTTGTGCGCGACCGGCGCGGCAGTACGGCGCTGGAGTTCGCGCTGCTTGCCATGCCATTTGCGCTCCTCGTTTTCGCCATCCTCGAAAGCTGCATCTCGTTTGCCAGCCAGGAGGTGATGGCCAACATCACCGACGATGTCGCGCGCCGGCTGCGCACCGGTCAGTTGACGGCCGCCGACGTCGCCGGAGACAATTTGAAGAACATGATCTGCGACAAGCTGGAAATCATCGTTTCCCAGGATTGTCCCAATCAGTTGAGCGTCGATCTTCGCCAATACACGACATTCGCCGACGCGGCCCTGGCCGGCTTCAGGATTCAGGCCGGTGACATCAAGCTGACGAAGAACGGTGCCGATGTGCCCTTTACCGTCACGCGGGGTGCGGCGGAATCAAGGAACATGCTGCGGGTCTTTTACAAATGGCCCATCATGACCGATTTGATGGCGCAGTCGATGGGAGGCAACAAGACCCTGCATTTCGCGTCGGTGACCTGGCAGAACGAGCCGTTCGACAATTGAGACCACCACGGAAGCAACAACAAGAAAAAAGGCAATGAGTATGATGCGTGCGGGGGCACATCTGGGAATTGCAGGGCTCTGGGGCAAATCGGTCCGGTTCTGGTCCAATCGCCGCGGCGTCGCGGCGGTCGAGTTCGCGCTTATCGCGCCTATCCTGCTGGTCATGTATTTCATGACCATGGAGGCTTCGCAGGCCATAGAGACGAGCAAGAAGGTAAGCCGCGTCGGCAGCATGGTCGCCGATCTCGTGACGCAACAGCCGACGATCGTCAAGGCGGACCTCGATGCCATCATGAAGATCGGCAGCGTAACCCTTCAACCCTACAACCGCTCGACGCCGAACATCACCATCACGGCCATACAGGTCACCACCGATGCCACGCCGAGGGTGCTGGTGGTGTGGTCGCGCAAGGTGGTCAACGGTGTGAACGGCGTCGGAGCCACCGCCGGCACCGCTACCACGGTTCCGGCAACCCTCACGGTAGCCGGGACCTTCCTGATCCGCGTGGAAAGCAATCTGAACTATACGCCGATCATCGGCTGGACGACGGACAGCCCGCAGAAGCTTGGAATGACTCCATCTCTCACAACGACGATCCCGATGGGCGAAACCTATTATCTGCGCCCCCGCAGGAGCGCCACGATTCCTTGCAGCGACTGCTGAAAACCTTATCGCCGACCGCCATCGGCCGACACCAGGCGCACGATGGCTTCCGCCGTCGCATAATCCTTTGAAGCCACAGGCATAAAGCCGCCGGTATGCTTCGATTCCAGAAGATCGTAGACATCCGGCGTCGTCGATTTGAGGTTGGTGAGAAACACGGTCAGCCGACGCTTGGCTTCCGGATCGAGATCGCTGCGCACTGCATGGGGACCGTATCTCAGCAGACCCGATATCCACACCACCTGAAGGGCCGAAAGGCCTGATGCCTCGAGCCTTGCCTGCGTGCCCCCGGCCACTCGCGGCTGTCCGTCGGCCGCTGCCTTCACCCAGCCGAACATGGCGTCGGCTTGACCGTCGACGAGCATGGTTTCGGCCGCCGACGCCGAGGGGGCATGGACAAGGAACGGTGCATCTTCGGCGATCTCGACGTGTTCGGCGGCCAACCCGGCCAAGGGCAGAAGCGAACCGCCGACGCTGTCCGGCGGCGGCATGGCGATCCGATGGGTCTCCAAGTCAGCCAGCCCGGGCAGTTTGCCATTCCTGGTCAGCAGCACCGAGCGGATGCCGGCCGCACCGTCGGAGTCGACCGGAGCCACGAGCGGCTCGATGCATCCGCAGCGTTGCAGCGCCGTGGCGTAGGCGGTCGCCGAATAGATGGCGTATTCGATCCGCGCATTGGCCTGTCCCTCGATCAGTGCCGCATAATCGCGGGCAACGACGAATTCGACCTTCATGCCGAGTGCATTGGTAAAGGCTTGCGTCAACACCGCCAGCCCCGGAACGGTGTTGCCAGCGCCAGGCTCGGCGACGATGCCGATGCGAAATGTGCCGATATCGTCGCGCCAGTCCGCCCATGCCGGTCCACACCAGAACGCGCCGTTCACAGCC
Coding sequences within:
- a CDS encoding CpaD family pilus assembly protein, giving the protein MSQSALKARTMAMCSGRSRSLRALPIMAVALSALLAGCAQRDSVTVGAIPDDYRTNHPIVIAEKNQKIDLPVGAGDRGMTGSQRDTLLGFLDGYDKSAAPALTIQVPSGSANEVAATAAGRDFARLAVAAGVKRNRIVVVPYQAGSSEASAPVRVSYIAVRAQTDKCGRWPADLVETSENKHYADFGCSYQNNLAAQMANPNDLLGPRKQTTIDAENRGAVIDVYRSRGISTEFLGNSEVTY
- a CDS encoding type II and III secretion system protein family protein; the encoded protein is MRLIAKLPAIVATAFGLLLVGANVQGVEAKSTQVSATTATQRVKLGLNKSVVIDLPSDAYDILVANPSVADAVTRTARRIYLFGKAVGETNIFVFGPNGEQIASLDLAIERDVAGLEDYIKRFLPTSAVKVELLNDNVILTGTVDTPLDAKRAVDLATIFVSGGEATTGQYSQTAAGGSAQSGVDINNPDQQRRTSKIVNLLQIIGDDQVTLKVTVAEVSRSVMKQLGVNLIGNGGSNGISYGAISDNFSGLGKQLSHSGLSIGNSALMAYINAMEESGVMKTLAEPTLTAVSGEKATFKVGGEYNMVTGVSQNVSTDNQTGLTTYSIDKIEYGIGLEFQPVVLSPGRISLKVRTSVSEPTTEGSVPLSNGVTSPGTNLLSLRKRLADTTVELPSGGSMMIAGLVRDDVRQAVNGLPGLTKIPVLGALFRSRDFVRNESELVIIITPYLARPVARNDLAKPDDNFNPPSDGAGMFLGKVNRVYGTMQTDRPNGRYHGVVGFIYK
- the cpaB gene encoding Flp pilus assembly protein CpaB, producing MPASRLIILSVAVAAAGGAGYVAKNMVAPPPQVVVDAGPQAPAVSLQDVLVLSGDVAMGNALENNITWQSWPADGINANFITKATAPDALEKLKGSIARVAMYAGEPVRRSKLIGEGQSFMSSILPSGMRAVATTISADTSAGGFILPNDFVDVIMTRRADANSGGAGFNTETILKNIRVLAIDQTIQEDEEGKKTKVGQTATLELTPKQAEIITVAQQMADRLTLALRAITDTQEKNVGEADYLVSGNGRKGTVRLIKSGEVSEVGARK
- a CDS encoding prepilin peptidase; the protein is MLEALIFVVFPFCMLFAAISDMLSMTIANRVPVLLVVVFALVAPLTGMEWAAYGWHFAAGAIVLAVTFGLFALGGMGGGDAKLLAATAVWMGFNVNLVEYLVASTIIGGLLTIAILLYRKSPLAVFTGRNPFLRHFAEESAGVPYGIALGLGGLLTYPDSPLMVWALARLAS
- a CDS encoding Flp family type IVb pilin, with protein sequence MSNLFARFVKDESGATAIEYGLIAALIALAIITGAGALGNAINAKFTSIGSTLNSSGS
- a CDS encoding pilus assembly protein N-terminal domain-containing protein: MAVPRSSILIAALLAAASSITPARAGADIEVTMNQAKIVKLSRPADTIVVGNPAIADASVQDASTVVLTGKGFGVTNLVVLDQDGSPIVDAQVTVVRQAASSVRIYRRAEVQTMSCTPYCESSYKSEAEKSSEAEMSASK
- a CDS encoding TadE/TadG family type IV pilus assembly protein; this encodes MSKQFSSTGQHKVERARSFQRFVRDRRGSTALEFALLAMPFALLVFAILESCISFASQEVMANITDDVARRLRTGQLTAADVAGDNLKNMICDKLEIIVSQDCPNQLSVDLRQYTTFADAALAGFRIQAGDIKLTKNGADVPFTVTRGAAESRNMLRVFYKWPIMTDLMAQSMGGNKTLHFASVTWQNEPFDN
- a CDS encoding TadE/TadG family type IV pilus assembly protein is translated as MMRAGAHLGIAGLWGKSVRFWSNRRGVAAVEFALIAPILLVMYFMTMEASQAIETSKKVSRVGSMVADLVTQQPTIVKADLDAIMKIGSVTLQPYNRSTPNITITAIQVTTDATPRVLVVWSRKVVNGVNGVGATAGTATTVPATLTVAGTFLIRVESNLNYTPIIGWTTDSPQKLGMTPSLTTTIPMGETYYLRPRRSATIPCSDC
- a CDS encoding phosphate/phosphite/phosphonate ABC transporter substrate-binding protein, whose protein sequence is MKVALKAWIALMAVNGAFWCGPAWADWRDDIGTFRIGIVAEPGAGNTVPGLAVLTQAFTNALGMKVEFVVARDYAALIEGQANARIEYAIYSATAYATALQRCGCIEPLVAPVDSDGAAGIRSVLLTRNGKLPGLADLETHRIAMPPPDSVGGSLLPLAGLAAEHVEIAEDAPFLVHAPSASAAETMLVDGQADAMFGWVKAAADGQPRVAGGTQARLEASGLSALQVVWISGLLRYGPHAVRSDLDPEAKRRLTVFLTNLKSTTPDVYDLLESKHTGGFMPVASKDYATAEAIVRLVSADGGRR